Proteins encoded in a region of the Canis lupus familiaris isolate Mischka breed German Shepherd chromosome 1, alternate assembly UU_Cfam_GSD_1.0, whole genome shotgun sequence genome:
- the GJA1 gene encoding gap junction alpha-1 protein, translated as MGDWSALGKLLDKVQAYSTAGGKVWLSVLFIFRILLLGTAVESAWGDEQSAFRCNTQQPGCENVCYDKSFPISHVRFWVLQIIFVSVPTLLYLAHVFYVMRKEEKLNKKEEELKVAQTDGANVDMHLKQIEIKKFKYGIEEHGKVKMRGGLLRTYIISILFKSVFEVAFLLIQWYIYGFSLSAVYTCKREPCPHQVDCFLSRPTEKTIFIIFMLVVSLVSLALNIIELFYVFFKGVKDRVKGKSDPYHATTGPLSPSKDCGSPKYAYFNGCSSPTAPLSPMSPPGYKLVTGDRNNSSCRNYNKQASEQNWANYSAEQNRMGQAGSTISNSHAQPFDFPDDNQNSKKLAAGHELQPLAIVDQRPSSRASSRASSRPRPDDLEI; from the coding sequence ATGGGTGACTGGAGTGCCTTAGGCAAACTCCTTGACAAGGTTCAAGCCTATTCCACCGCTGGAGGGAAGGTGTGGCTGTCTGTCCTTTTCATTTTCCGAATTCTGCTACTGGGGACAGCGGTTGAGTCGGCCTGGGGTGATGAGCAGTCTGCCTTTCGTTGTAACACTCAACAGCCTGGTTGTGAAAATGTCTGCTATGACAAATCCTTCCCAATCTCTCATGTACGCTTCTGGGTCCTGCAGATCATATTTGTGTCTGTCCCCACACTCTTGTACCTGGCTCATGTGTTCTACGTGATGCGCAAGGAAGAGAAACTGAACAAGAAAGAGGAGGAGCTCAAAGTTGCCCAAACCGATGGTGCCAACGTGGACATGCACTTGAAGCAGATTGAAATAAAGAAGTTCAAGTATGGAATTGAAGAGCACGGCAAGGTGAAAATGCGAGGGGGCCTGCTGCGAACCTACATCATCAGCATCCTGTTCAAGTCTGTTTTCGAGGTGGCCTTCTTGCTGATCCAGTGGTACATCTATGGATTCAGCTTGAGTGCCGTTTACACTTGCAAAAGAGAACCCTGCCCTCATCAGGTAGACTGCTTCCTCTCTCGCCCCACGGAGAAAACCATCTTCATCATCTTCATGCTGGTCGTGTCCTTGGTGTCTCTTGCCTTGAACATCATCGAACTCTTCTATGTCTTCTTCAAGGGTGTTAAGGATCGCGTGAAAGGCAAGAGCGATCCTTACCATGCTACCACTGGCCCACTGAGCCCCTCCAAAGACTGTGGATCTCCGAAATATGCATATTTCAATGGCTGCTCCTCACCCACggctcccctctcccccatgtCTCCTCCTGGGTACAAGCTGGTTACTGGAGACAGAAATAATTCTTCCTGCCGCAATTACAACAAACAAGCAAGTGAGCAAAACTGGGCTAACTACAGTGCAGAACAAAATCGAATGGGCCAGGCAGGAAGCACCATCTCCAACTCCCATGCACAGCcttttgatttccctgatgacaaCCAGAATTCTAAAAAACTAGCCGCTGGGCATGAACTGCAGCCACTAGCCATTGTGGACCAGCGGCCTTCCAGCAGAGCCAGCAGCCGTGCCAGCAGCCGACCTCGGCCTGACGACCTGGAGATCTAG